A single window of Pyrus communis chromosome 10, drPyrComm1.1, whole genome shotgun sequence DNA harbors:
- the LOC137747024 gene encoding uncharacterized protein yields the protein MCGDATNWDEEAYRESILKEREIQTRTVFRTVWAPSLNPNPDTVVVASSDGSVSSYSIPSLISKLPLGFSNVKSPNVCRSLMAEPTCFLQAHEGPAYDVKFYGNGEDSVLLSCGDDGRIQGWRWKDWEESDVPIHLQGKHVKPIIDLVNPQHKGPWGALSPIPENNALAVNNEGGCIFSAAGDSCVYCWDVERGQVKMTFKGHSDYLHSVVARNSTNQIITGSEDGTARIWDCKSGKCVQVYEPAKGIKLKGFFSCVSCIALDASESWLACGSGQSLSVWNLPASECISRVSTCASVQDVVFDENQVLAVGAEPLLSRFDINGAILSQMQCAPQSAFSVSLHPSGVTAVGGYGGLVDVISQFGSHLCTFGCRCIRGVWETLIPRKPGQRSLATLSLSLRLQLSHSSLAVMAAAPEGSQFDTRQYDTKMSEILATDGQEFFTSYDEVYDSFDAMGLQENLLRGIYAYGFEKPSAIQQRGIVPFCKGLDVIQQAQSGTGKTATFCSGILQQLDYSLTECQALVLAPTRELAQQIEKVMRALGDYLGVRVHACVGGTSVREDQRILSNGVHVVVGTPGRVFDMLRRQSLRPGSIKMFVLDEADEMLSRGFKDQIYDIFQLLPSKIQVGVFSATMPPEALEITRKFMNKPVRILVKRDELTLEGIKQFYVNVDKEEWKLETLCDLYETLAITQSVIFVNTRRKVDWLTDKMRSRDHTVSATHGDMDQNTRDIIMREFRSGSSRVLITTDLLARGIDVQQVSLVINYDLPTQPENYLHRIGRSGRFGRKGVAINFVTKDDERMLFDIQKFYNVVVEELPSNVADLL from the exons ATGTGCGGCGACGCAACCAACTGGGACGAAGAAGCATACAGAGAATCCATTTTGAAGGAGCGAGAGATCCAAACCCGAACAGTTTTCCGAACCGTTTGGGCTCCGTCGCTTAACCCTAACCCGGACACCGTCGTCGTCGCCTCCAGCGACGGATCGGTTTCCTCCTACTCCATCCCCTCCCTTATCTCGAAGCTC CCACTGGGTTTCAGCAATGTGAAATCGCCAAA TGTTTGTAGGTCGTTAATGGCGGAACCTACTTGCTTCCTTCAAGCTCATGAAGGACCTGCTTATGATGTTAAGTTTTACGGAAATGGCGAAGATTCTGTTTTGTTGAG ttgcggtgatgatGGACGGATTCAAGGATGGAGGTGGAAGGATTGGGAAGAATCAGATGTGCCTATTCATTTGCAAG gaaagcatgtgaagcCCATAATTGACCTTGTGAATCCCCAACATAA AGGTCCATGGGGGGCTTTATCTCCAATCCCAGAAAACAATGCTCTTGCTGTTAATAACGAG GGGGGATGTATTTTTTCTGCTGCCGGTGATTCTTGCGTCTATTGCTGGGATGTG GAAAGAGGTCAAGTCAAAATGACTTTTAAGGGGCATTCAGACTACTTGCATTCTGTAGTTGCTCGGAACTCTACCAATCAG ATCATAACTGGTTCAGAGGATGGGACAGCACGGATATGGG ATTGCAAAAGTGGAAAGTGCGTTCAAGTATATGAGCCAGCCAAGGGTATTAAGTTGAAAGGATTTTTTTCGTGCGTCAGTTGCATTGCTCTTGATGCAAGTGAAAGCTGGTTG gCTTGCGGTAGTGGTCAGAGTTTATCAGTTTGGAACCTTCCTGCTTCTGAATGCATTTCAAGGGTTTCAACTTGTGCATCCGTACAGGATGTAGTATTCGATGAAAATCAA GTATTAGCAGTTGGAGCAGAACCTCTGCTTTCCCGTTTTGACATTAATGGGGCGATTCTTTCACAAATGCAATGTGCTCCTCAGTCTGCTTTTTCCGTCTCATTACATCCATCTGGG GTTACCGCAGTAGGAGGTTACGGTGGTCTTGTGGATGTTATTTCGCAGTTCGGAAGCCACTTGTGCACATTCGGCTGCCGATGC ATCCGAGGAGTTTGGGAAACCCTAATTCCCAGAAAACCAGGACAAAGATCTCTTGCgacgctctctctctctcttcgcctTCAACTCTCTCACTCATCACTCGCAG TCATGGCAGCAGCACCTGAAGGATCGCAATTTGACACTCGTCAGTATGATACCAAAATGAGCGAAAT ACTTGCAACTGATGGGCAGGAATTCTTTACATCGTATGATGAAGTTTATGATAGTTTTGATGCTATGGGTCTTCAAGAGAATCTTCTGAGGGGAATCTATGCTTACG GTTTTGAAAAACCCTCGGCTATTCAGCAAAGAGGAATTGTTCCCTTCTGCAAGGGTCTTGATGTGATTCAACAGGCTCAGTCTGGAACTGGAAAGACAGCAACTTTCTGTTCTGGTATTCTTCAACAGCTTGATTATAGTTTGACAGAATGCCAAGCCTTGGTTCTTGCACCCACTCGAGAGCTTGCTCAACAGATTGAGAAGGTTATGAGGGCTCTTGGAGACTATCTAGGTGTGAGGGTGCATGCTTGTGTTGGTGGAACTAGTGTCCGTGAGGACCAACGCATTCTGTCAAATGGAGTTCATGTTGTTGTTGGAACTCCAGGTCGTGTTTTTGATATGCTTAGAAGGCAGTCACTTCGTCCTGGTAGCATCAAGATGTTTGTTTTGGATGAGGCTGATGAAATGCTTTCCCGTGGTTTCAAGGATCAG ATCTACGACATATTCCAGCTTCTTCCATCAAAGATTCAGGTTGGTGTGTTCTCAGCCACAATGCCGCCTGAGGCCCTCGAGATCACAAGGAAGTTCATGAACAAACCCGTAAGGATTCTTGTGAAGCGTGATGAACTCACCCTGGAAGGTATAAAGCAATTCTATGTCAATGTCGACAAGGAGGAATGGAAGCTTGAGACTCTTTGCGATCTGTATGAGACCTTGGCTATTACCCAGAGTGTCATTTTTGTTAATACTCGACGCAAGGTTGACTGGTTGACTGACAAGATGAGGAGCCGAGACCATACAGTTTCTGCCACCCATGGAGACATGGACCAGAACACCAGAGACATCATCATGCGGGAGTTTCGTTCTGGATCATCTCGTGTCTTGATCACCACTGATCTTTTGGCTCGTGGTATTGATGTTCAGCAAGTCTCCCTAGTTATTAACTATGATCTGCCCACCCAGCCCGAGAACTACCTTCACAGAATTGGTCGTAGTGGACGTTTTGGAAGGAAGGGTGTTGCCATCAACTTCGTAACGAAGGATGATGAGAGGATGCTGTTTGACATCCAGAAGTTCTATAACGTGGTTGTGGAGGAGCTGCCTTCAAATGTTGCGGATCTTCTGTGA
- the LOC137747258 gene encoding single myb histone 4-like, whose amino-acid sequence MIQYIVEEVVRKPTLVFENENVKASSRQSQALCYVYLIPDTERGREEMGNPKQKWTVEEEEALRAGVRKHGTGKWKDIQKDPEFNPFLSSRSNIDLKDKWRNMTVSSTGPREKSRPKARTNPDVAVASVSVPQTSSAAPVRRDSPAAAATPARRDSPAAAPVRRDSPVAAPVGRDSPAEAPVRRDAPAATPFKREASTETPVRRDATPVADDSSTGLSDAIPAPVCNAMIFEALSASTDPNGLDTNAIASFIEQRNEVPQNFRKSLTGRLRRLVQQDKLEKIQHCYKAKTDPLSVMKAPAPMQNDIQPKQSQSPVYVTVGSDTLEESARAAAQSIAEAEYKSYLAAEQMKEAERISFMVEDTESMLQFANEILEQCSEGEVVMMG is encoded by the exons ATGATTCAATATATAGTTGAAGAAGTGGTACGAAAGCCAACCCTCGTTTTTGAGAACGAAAACGTGAAAGCTTCTTCGCGGCAGTCACAGGCTCTGTGCTACGTATACCTGATACCTGAtacagagagagggagggaggagatGGGAAATCCCAAGCAAAAATGGAcggtggaggaagaagaagctctGAGAGCGGGGGTTAGGAAACACGGCACTGGCAAGTGGAAGGACATCCAGAAGGACCCCGAGTTCAacccctttctctcttctcGCTCCAATATTGATCtcaag GATAAATGGAGGAATATGACTGTTAGTAGCACGGGGCCTCGGGAAAAATCAAGGCCCAAAGCAAGAACAAACCCAGATGTTGCTGTTGCTTCAGTATCCGTTCCCCAGACTTCTTCTGCTGCTCCAGTCAGACGCGAttcaccagcagcagcagcaacccCAGCTAGACGTGATTCACCAGCAGCAGCTCCAGTCAGACGTGATTCACCAGTGGCAGCCCCAGTCGGACGTGATTCACCAGCAGAAGCTCCAGTCAGGCGCGATGCACCAGCGGCAACTCCATTCAAACGCGAGGCATCAACAGAAACTCCAGTCAGACGCGATGCAACTCCAGTTGCGGATGATTCCTCGACTGGCTTATCTGATGCAATACCTGCTCCAGT GTGCAATGCAATGATTTTCGAAGCACTTTCTGCCTCGACAGATCCAAATGGATTGGACACTAATGCTATTGCTAGCTTTATCGAG CAAAGGAATGAGGTCCCCCAAAATTTTAGAAAGTCGTTAACTGGTAGGTTGAGAAGGCTGGTTCAGCAAGACAAACTTGAAAAG ATTCAACACTGCTACAAGGCGAAAACCGATCCCTTGAGTGTGATGAAAGCACCTGCCCCGATGCAAAATGACATCCAACCAAAGCAATCGCAGAGTCCAGTATATGTGACCGTTGGTAGTGATACGTTAGAGGAATCGGCACGAGCTGCTGCACAGAGCATTGCCGAAGCAGAATACAAATCATATCTGGCAGCAGAACAAATGAAAGAGGCAGAGAGGATTTCTTTCATGGTTGAAGACACAGAATCAATGCTGCAGTTCGCCAACGAGATTTTGGAGCAAT GTTCAGAAGGTGAAGTCGTGATGATGGGGTGA
- the LOC137746737 gene encoding casein kinase 1-like protein 1, with product MEPRVGNKFRLGRKIGSGSFGEIYLGTNIQTNEEVAIKLENVKTKHPQLLYESKLYRILAGGTGIPNVRWFGVEGDYNVLVMDLLGPSLEDLFNFCSRKLSLKTVLMLADQMISRVEFVHSKSFLHRDIKPDNFLMGLGRRANQVYMIDFGLAKKYRDSTTRQHIPYRENKNLTGTARYASMNTHLGIEQSRRDDLESLGYVLMYFLRGSLPWQGLKAGTKKQKYERISEKKVSTSIEALCRGYPTEFASYFHYCRSLRFDDKPDYVYLKKIFRDVFIREGFQFDYVFDWTILKYQQSQLAVPPTRALAGAGTSSGMPHAAVNADRLTGEEDGRPTGLTSLDSSRRRIPGPALNSMSLSRQKNPIANDASLTRETSNSNIFGRSAGSSRRVAVSSSRDAFGGSESDIRPRTTDASPGGHRISSGRRSSPVESSDPTRRHTSQTRNYETTLKGIEGLHLDNEERVHY from the exons GAAAATGTGAAGACAAAACACCCTCAGCTGCTGTATGAATCCAAGTTATACAGGATCCTAGCAGGAGGAA CTGGGATTCCAAATGTGAGGTGGTTTGGAGTTGAAGGAGACTATAACGTTTTGGTTATGGATTTACTGGGCCCTAGTCTTGAAGACTTATTCAACTTCTGCAGTAGGAAACTTTCTTTGAAGACCGTTCTTATGCTGGCTGATCAAATG ATCAGTCGTGTTGAATTTGTTCACAGTAAGTCATTTCTACATCGAGATATCAAGCCAGACAATTTTCTTATGGGCTTGGGAAGGCGTGCAAATCAG GTGTACATGATAGACTTTGGTCTGGCTAAGAAATACAGAGATAGTACAACCCGTCAGCATATTCCTTATAG GGAAAACAAGAATTTGACTGGAACTGCAAGATATGCAAGCATGAACACTCACCTTGGAATTG AGCAAAGCCGGAgggatgatttagaatctcttgGTTATGTCCTTATGTATTTCCTTAGAGGAAG TCTTCCTTGGCAGGGACTAAAAGCGGGAACTAAGAAGCAGAAGTATGAGAGAATTAGTGAGAAAAAGGTTTCTACTTCAATTGAG GCATTATGTCGGGGTTATCCGACAGAGTTTGCTTCGTATTTCCATTACTGTCGCTCTCTACGGTTCGATGATAAGCCAGActatgtttatttaaaaaaaatattcaggGATGTCTTTATTCGTGAAG GCTTTCAGTTTGATTATGTGTTTGACTGGACAATTTTGAAGTATCAGCAATCACAGCTGGCTGTTCCTCCAACCCGTGCCCTTGCTGGTGCTGGAACAAGTTCTGGGATGCCCCATGCTGCTGTTAATGCCGACAGACTGACAG GTGAGGAAGACGGGCGGCCAACTGGTCTAACATCATTGGATTCCTCTCGGCGGAGAATACCTGGACCGGCTCTCAATTCCATGAGCCTTTCGAGGCAGAAGAATCCAATTGCTAATGATGCTTCATTAACTAGAGAG ACGTCAAATAGCAACATTTTTGGCCGGTCAGCTGGATCATCAAGGAGAGTTGCTGTTTCTAGCAGCCGTGATGCATTTGGCGGAAGTGAGTCTGACATTCGCCCTCGAACAACCGATGCTAGCCCTGGAGGACACAGAATTTCAAGTGGCCGAAGAAGTTCACCAGTCGAGTCATCGGACCCCACCCGGAGACATACATCTCAGACTAGGAACTACGAGACTACCCTTAAAGGCATCGAAGGTCTGCATTTAGACAATGAAGAGAGGGTTCATTATTAG
- the LOC137747257 gene encoding glycylpeptide N-tetradecanoyltransferase 1-like: protein MSDNNSPPGSPKEADHDSDANQAIKDDSSLETIVRKFQDSMSVGKKHTFWETQPVGQFKDLGDVSLPEGPIEAPTPLSEVKQEPYNLPTPYEWTTCDLDSEDTCTEVYNLLKNNYVEDDENMFRFNYSKEFLRWALHPPGYYKSWHIGVRAKTNKKLVAFITGVPARIRVRHAIVKMAEINFLCVHKKLRSKRLAPVMIKEVTRRVHLENIWQAAYTAGVVLPTPITTCQYWHRSLNPKKLIDVGFSRLGARMTMSRTIKLYKLPDSPATPGFRKMELRDVPAVTRLLRNYLSQFVVAPDFDENDVEHWLLPEENVVDSYLVESPETHDITDFCSFYTLPSSILGNQTYSILKAAYSYYNVTTKTPLLQLMNDALIVAKKKDFDVFNALDVMQNESFLKELKFGPGDGQLHYYLYNYRMRNALKPSELGLVLL, encoded by the coding sequence ATGAGTGATAACAATTCCCCACCTGGGTCTCCTAAGGAGGCAGATCATGATTCTGATGCAAACCAAGCTATTAAGGATGATAGCTCATTGGAAACCATAGTCCGAAAGTTCCAAGATTCGATGTCGGTTGGAAAAAAGCACACATTTTGGGAGACTCAACCCGTTGGGCAGTTTAAGGATCTTGGGGATGTGAGTTTGCCTGAGGGCCCGATTGAGGCCCCTACCCCTCTGTCTGAGGTCAAACAAGAGCCGTACAATCTGCCAACTCCATATGAATGGACCACGTGTGATCTGGACTCGGAAGATACCTGCACTGAGGTCTACAATCTGCTGAAGAACAATTATGTCGAGGATGATGAGAACATGTTTAGGTTCAACTACTCGAAAGAGTTTCTTAGATGGGCTTTGCACCCGCCTGGTTACTATAAGAGCTGGCATATCGGGGTTCGTGCAAAGACTAATAAGAAGCTGGTTGCTTTCATTACTGGTGTTCCTGCTAGAATCCGGGTCCGTCATGCGATTGTGAAAATGGCTGAGATTAATTTCTTATGTGTGCATAAGAAGCTGAGGTCGAAAAGACTTGCACCGGTTATGATCAAGGAGGTGACAAGGAGGGTTCATTTGGAGAACATATGGCAAGCAGCTTACACTGCTGGAGTGGTTCTTCCAACTCCGATAACAACTTGCCAGTACTGGCATAGGTCTTTGAACCCAAAGAAGCTTATTGATGTTGGGTTTTCAAGGCTTGGTGCTAGGATGACTATGAGCCGAACCATAAAACTTTATAAGCTACCAGATTCACCCGCCACTCCTGGGTTCAGAAAAATGGAACTTCGTGATGTCCCTGCTGTTACTCGTCTGCTTAGGAACTACTTGAGCCAGTTTGTGGTTGCACCAGATTTCGATGAAAATGATGTCGAGCATTGGCTTCTACCAGAGGAGAATGTGGTGGACAGTTACTTGGTTGAGAGCCCAGAGACTCATGACATCACTGACTTCTGCAGCTTCTACACTCTTCCTTCGTCCATCCTCGGCAATCAGACATACTCAATCTTGAAGGCTGCATACTCCTATTATAACGTCACCACTAAGACTCCATTGCTTCAGCTGATGAACGATGCACTCATTGTTGCAAAAAAGAAGGATTTCGATGTTTTCAATGCACTTGACGTCATGCAGAATGAGTCGTTTTTGAAGGAGCTGAAATTTGGACCTGGCGATGGGCAACTTCACTACTATCTCTACAACTACCGGATGAGGAACGCGTTGAAACCCTCGGAGCTTGGACTTGTACTCTTGTAA
- the LOC137748965 gene encoding uncharacterized protein: protein MEDFRSKSCGHGRTEVETYNGGSGASSGVNGMQDFRCYSASYASSVHPQQQQQTQAGSNDEKFRKGKSANGSATKSWSLSDPELQRKKRVASYKVYTVEGKLKGSLRKSFRWLKETCNRVVYGR from the coding sequence ATGGAAGATTTCAGATCCAAATCGTGCGGCCACGGAAGAACGGAGGTGGAGACCTACAATGGCGGCAGCGGCGCTTCGTCGGGAGTCAATGGGATGCAGGATTTCAGGTGCTACAGCGCGTCCTACGCGTCCTCAGTGCACCCGCAGCAGCAACAGCAAACCCAGGCGGGAAGCAACGACGAGAAGTTCAGGAAGGGGAAGTCGGCGAACGGATCGGCGACGAAGAGCTGGAGCTTGAGCGATCCGGAGctgcagaggaagaagagggtGGCGAGCTATAAAGTTTATACGGTGGAAGGGAAGCTCAAAGGGTCGCTCCGGAAGAGCTTCCGGTGGCTCAAGGAAACTTGTAATAGAGTCGTCTATGGGCGGTAA
- the LOC137748453 gene encoding lycopene epsilon cyclase, chloroplastic, translated as MDCVAAMTASFYPTWRVRRRGGLVGGKEGPFFRYGLCNKVSLLRVRASAGGEGGGVGVVVKEGFADEEDFMKGGGPELLLVQMQQKKVMEKQSKLADKLPPIPVADSVLDLVVIGCGPAGLALAAESAKLGLKVGLIGPDLPFTNNYGVWEDEFKDLGLEGCIEHVWQNTIVYLDDDSDPIMIDRAYGRVCRDMLHEELLRKCVESGVSYLDSRVESIVEASNGISLVSCGHNIVVSCRLATVASGAASGKLLQYEVGGPKVSVQTAYGIEVEVENNPYDPEVMVFMDYRDYKKQEVRSLEAEYPTFLYVMPMSPTRLFFEETCLASKEAMPFDLLKKKLLSRLQTMGIRITKTYEEEWSWIPVGGSLPNTEQKNLAFGAAACMVHPATGYSVARSLSEAPKYASVIAIILKPDHNKAIHRSQISNENISMLAWNTLWPQERKRQRSFFLFGLALILQQDIEGIRIFFHTFFRLPTWMWQGFLGSTLSSADLILFALYMFVLAPNNLRKNLVRHLLSDPSGATMIRTYFTFPSSGIITQFRVP; from the exons ATGGACTGCGTTGCAGCAATGACGGCGTCGTTTTACCCGACCTGGAGGGTGAGGAGAAGAGGAGGACTGGTGGGTGGAAAGGAAGGTCCTTTTTTCCGGTATGGTTTGTGCAACAAGGTTTCTCTGCTGCGAGTGAGAGCGAGTGCAGGAGGCGAAGGGGGCGGTGTCGGCgtggtggtgaaggaaggtttTGCGGACGAGGAGGATTTCATGAAGGGCGGCGGGCCGGAACTGCTCTTAGTTCAAATGCAGCAGAAAAAGGTCATGGAGAAGCAGTCCAAGCTCGCTGACAAG CTACCGCCAATACCAGTAGCAGATAGTGTTCTGGATTTGGTGGTGATTGGTTGTGGTCCGGCAGGACTTGCTCTGGCTGCAGAATCAGCCAAGTTGGGATTAAAAGTTGGGCTTATTGGCCCAGATCTCCCTTTCACAAACAACTATGGTGTTTGGGAGGATGAATTCAAAG ATCTTGGACTTGAAGGGTGtattgagcatgtttggcagaACACCATTGTGTATCTTGACGATGATTCGGACCCCATTATGATCGATCGTGCTTATGGTCGTGTTTGTCGAGACATGCTACATGAGGAGCTCTTGAGAAA gtGTGTCGAGTCAGGTGTTTCGTACCTCGATTCAAGGGTGGAAAGTATTGTTGAAGCTAGCAATGGGATTAGTCTTGTATCCTGTGGCCACAATATTGTTGTTTCGTGCAG GCTTGCTACTGTTGCATCAGGAGCTGCTTCGGGGAAGCTTTTGCAGTACGAGGTGGGTGGTCCAAAGGTGTCCGTCCAAACAGCATATGGTATCGAGGTTGAG GTGGAAAATAACCCATATGATCCCGAAGTGATGGTTTTCATGGATTATAGAGACTACAAGAAACAAGAAGTTCGGTCTTTAGAAGCAGAATATCCAACGTTTCTTTATGTCATGCCCATGTCTCCGACTAGATTGTTCTTTGAG GAAACTTGCTTGGCTTCTAAAGAAGCCATGCCTTTTGATTTATTGAAGAAAAAGCTCTTGTCACGGTTACAGACAATGGGAATCCGTATTACAAAAACTTATGAAGAG GAATGGTCTTGGATTCCGGTTGGTGGTTCCTTACCAAATACAGAGCAAAAGAACCTAGCATTTGGTGCCGCTGCTTGCATGGTACATCCTGCCACAG GATATTCAGTCGCAAGGTCTTTGTCGGAGGCTCCAAAATACGCTTCTGTGATTGCAATTATTTTGAAGCCAGATCATAATAAGGCCATTCACCGCAGCCAAATAAGTAATGAGAACATCTCGATGCTAG CGTGGAATACGCTCTGGCCGCAAGAAAGGAAACGCCAAAGATCATTCTTTCTTTTCGGACTAGCGCTTATTCTGCAACAGGACATTGAGGGCATCAGGATATTCTTTCACACTTTCTTCCGCTTACCCACCTG GATGTGGCAGGGTTTCCTCGGCTCTACATTGTCCTCGGCTGATCTCATCCTTTTCGCGTTGTATATGTTTGTTTTAGCACCAAATAACTTGAGAAAGAACCTCGTCAGACACCTACTTTCTGATCCTTCCGGAGCCACTATGATTAGAACCTATTTCACATTCCCGTCCTCCGGCATAATAACACAGTTTAGAGTACCCTAA
- the LOC137747435 gene encoding diacylglycerol O-acyltransferase 1A-like, translated as MGIADSPEAVATAGATTSPRADPDLNHTLRRRPSAGTVAEFDANANQDANSLNDLVRDSGSDDSVGAKICDAGDGGAESVNAVQDKKGLGENDRAADPSAAKFTYRPSVPAHRRVKESPLSSDAIFRQSHAGLFNLCIVVLVAVNSRLIIENLMKYGWLIKTGFWFSSRSLRDWPLLMCCLTLPIFPLAAFVVEKLVLRKCISEAAVVSLHIVITTTSILYPVLVILRCDSAVLSGVTLMLFACIVWLKLVSFVHTNYDMRALHKAVEKGDATSSSLNTDYPHNNNFKSLAYFMVAPTLCYQTSYPRTASVRKGWVFRQLVKLIIFTGVMGFIVEQYINPIVKNSQHPLKGDWLYAIERVLKLSVPNLYVWLCMFYCFFHLWLNILAELLCFGDREFYKDWWNAQTVEEYWRMWNMPVHKWMVRHIYFPCIRHGVPKGVAIIISFLVSAVFHELCIAVPCHIFKLWAFIGIMLQVPLVLITNFLQAKFRNSMVGNMIFWFIFCILGQPMCLLLYYHDLMNRKGQLD; from the exons ATGGGGATTGCGGATTCGCCTGAGGCAGTAGCCACCGCAGGCGCCACCACGAGCCCCCGCGCCGACCCAGATCTCAACCACACGCTACGCCGCAGACCCTCAGCCGGCACCGTGGCGGAATTCGACGCGAACGCGAACCAGGACGCAAATTCCTTGAACGATTTGGTTAGAGACTCGGGGAGTGATGACTCGGTTGGCGCCAAAATCTGCGACGCCGGCGATGGCGGTGCGGAGTCCGTCAATGCTGTTCAAGACAAGAAGGGACTCGGGGAGAATGATCGGGCCGCTGATCCCTCCGCCGCGAAATTCACGTATCGGCCGTCCGTTCCTGCTCATCGGAGAGTTAAGGAGAGCCCTCTCAGCTCTGATGCCATCTTCAGACAG AGCCATGCAGGTCTCTTCAATCTGTGTATAGTAGTACTTGTTGCTGTAAACAGCCGGCTTATCATCGAGAATTTAATGAAG TATGGTTGGTTAATTAAAACTGGTTTTTGGTTTAGTTCAAGATCATTGCGTGATTGGCCACTTCTTATGTGCTG CCTTACTCTTCCTATATTTCCGCTTGCGGCCTTTGTAGTTGAGAAGTTAGTGCTACGGAAGTGTATATCTGAAGCT GCTGTTGTTTCTCTTCATATAGTCATTACCACAACTTCAATTTTGTATCCGGTTTTGGTGATTCTCAG GTGTGATTCTGCAGTTTTATCTGGTGTTACTTTGATGCTCTTTGCTTGCATCGTGTGGTTAAAACTCGTATCTTTTGTGCATACAAACTATGATATGAGAGCTCTTCACAAAGCAGTTGAGAAG GGGGATGCCACATCTAGTTCTCTGAATACAGATTACCCTCATAATAACAACTTCAAAAGTTTGGCATACTTTATGGTCGCTCCAACATTATGTTACCAG ACTAGTTACCCTCGCACAGCTTCTGTGCGAAAAGGTTGGGTGTTTCGTCAACTTGTGAAGTTGATCATTTTTACTGGAGTGATGGGATTTATAGTAGAACAA TACATCAACCCTATTGTCAAGAATTCACAACATCCTTTGAAGGGGGACTGGTTATATGCCATAGAGAGGGTTTTGAAGCTTTCAGTTCCCAATTTATATGTGTGGCTATGCATGTTCTATTGCTTTTTCCACCTCTG GTTAAATATTCTTGCTGAGCTGCTTTGTTTTGGAGATCGGGAGTTCTATAAAGATTGGTGGAATGCACAAACTGTTGAGGAG TATTGGAGAATGTGGAATATG CCTGTTCATAAATGGATGGTTCGCCATATCTATTTTCCATGCATACGGCATGGAGTACCCAAG GGAGTTGCCATCATAATCTCCTTTCTAGTATCTGCTGTATTTCATGAG CTATGCATAGCTGTTCCCTGCCACATATTCAAGTTGTGGGCTTTTATTGGAATTATGCTGCAG GTACCACTTGTCTTGATCACAAATTTCCTGCAAGCTAAATTCAGAAACTCAATG GTCGGAAATATGATCTTCTGGTTCATCTTTTGCATCCTCGGTCAACCGATGTGCCTGCTTCTGTATTACCATGACTTGATGAATCGGAAGGGGCAACTCGACTGA